The proteins below come from a single Notamacropus eugenii isolate mMacEug1 chromosome 7, mMacEug1.pri_v2, whole genome shotgun sequence genomic window:
- the MAPDA gene encoding N6-Methyl-AMP deaminase isoform X1, whose product MMAMEELQPPQKSNFYLDLPKVELHAHLNGSISSATMKKLIAKKPDLKIHDQMTVIDKGKKRTLKECFQVFQLIHQITTSPEDILMVTKDVIKEFADDGVKYLELRSTPREESATGMTKKSYVEAVLEGIKQSKQENLDIEVRYLIAIDRRGGPSVAKETVKLAKEFILSSEDTVIGLDLSGDPSAGHGKDFLEPLLEAKREGLKLALHLSEIPNQEKETQLLLGLPPDRIGHGTFLNSPGSLDLAELVKQHHIPLELCLTSNVKSQTVPSYDQHHFGFWYGIAHPSVICTDDKGVFATHLSQEYQLAAETFGLTQTQMWDLSYESINYIFASSSTKSELRKKWNNMKSKFLRY is encoded by the exons ATGATGGCAATGGAAGAGCTGCAGCCACCACAGAAGAGTAATTTTTACTTGGATTTACCCAAAGTG gaACTTCATGCCCACTTGAATGGATCCATTAGTTCTGCTACTATGAAGAAGCTAATAGCCAAAAAGCCAGATCTTAAAATCCATGATCAGATGACTGTGattgataaaggaaagaaaagaactttaaaaga ATGTTTCCAGGTGTTTCAGCTCATTCATCAGATTACTACTAGCCCTGAAGATATATTAATG GTCACAAAAGATGTTATTAAAGAATTTGCTGATGATGGTGTCAAGTATCTAGAACTGAGGAGTACACCTAGAGAAGAAAGTGCAACAG GTATGACCAAAAAGTCTTATGTGGAAGCTGTTCTAGAAGGCATAAAACAGTCTAAACAAGAAAATTTGGATATTGAGGTGAG ATATTTAATAGCAATAGACAGAAGAGGTGGACCTTCAGTAGCAAAAGAGACAGTTAAACTTGCCAAAGAATTCATCCTTTCCTCTGAGGATACTGTCATTGGCCTTGACTTGAGCGGAGACCCATCT GCAGGACATGGAAAAGActttttggaacctcttttggAAGCAAAAAGAGAAGGTCTGAAGCTGGCATTGCATCTTTCAGAG ATTCCAAACCAAGAAAAAGAGACCCAGCTTCTCCTGGGGCTGCCTCCTGACAGAATTGGTCATGGGACATTTCTCAATTCTCCAGGGTCACTGGATCTGGCGGAGTTGGTTAAACAGCACCATATACCACTAG AACTCTGTTTAACTTCAAATGTCAAAAGTCAGACAGTACCTTCTTATGATCAACATCATTTTGGATTCTGGTACGGCATAGCCCACCCTTCTGTAATTTGT ACTGATGATAAGGGTGTTTTTGCAACACATCTGTCTCAGGAATACCAGCTAGCAGCTGAGACATTCGGTTTGACCCAGACACAGATGTGGGACCTCTCCTATGAATCCATCAATTATATTTTTGCTTCCAGCAGCACCAAATCTGAattaaggaagaaatggaataataTGAAGTCAAAATTCTTACGTTATTAA
- the MAPDA gene encoding N6-Methyl-AMP deaminase isoform X3 has translation MMAMEELQPPQKSNFYLDLPKVELHAHLNGSISSATMKKLIAKKPDLKIHDQMTVIDKGKKRTLKECFQVFQLIHQITTSPEDILMVTKDVIKEFADDGVKYLELRSTPREESATGMTKKSYVEAVLEGIKQSKQENLDIEVRYLIAIDRRGGPSVAKETVKLAKEFILSSEDTVIGLDLSGDPSAGHGKDFLEPLLEAKREGLKLALHLSEIPNQEKETQLLLGLPPDRIGHGTFLNSPGSLDLAELVKQHHIPLELCLTSNVKSQTVPSYDQHHFGFCKPSI, from the exons ATGATGGCAATGGAAGAGCTGCAGCCACCACAGAAGAGTAATTTTTACTTGGATTTACCCAAAGTG gaACTTCATGCCCACTTGAATGGATCCATTAGTTCTGCTACTATGAAGAAGCTAATAGCCAAAAAGCCAGATCTTAAAATCCATGATCAGATGACTGTGattgataaaggaaagaaaagaactttaaaaga ATGTTTCCAGGTGTTTCAGCTCATTCATCAGATTACTACTAGCCCTGAAGATATATTAATG GTCACAAAAGATGTTATTAAAGAATTTGCTGATGATGGTGTCAAGTATCTAGAACTGAGGAGTACACCTAGAGAAGAAAGTGCAACAG GTATGACCAAAAAGTCTTATGTGGAAGCTGTTCTAGAAGGCATAAAACAGTCTAAACAAGAAAATTTGGATATTGAGGTGAG ATATTTAATAGCAATAGACAGAAGAGGTGGACCTTCAGTAGCAAAAGAGACAGTTAAACTTGCCAAAGAATTCATCCTTTCCTCTGAGGATACTGTCATTGGCCTTGACTTGAGCGGAGACCCATCT GCAGGACATGGAAAAGActttttggaacctcttttggAAGCAAAAAGAGAAGGTCTGAAGCTGGCATTGCATCTTTCAGAG ATTCCAAACCAAGAAAAAGAGACCCAGCTTCTCCTGGGGCTGCCTCCTGACAGAATTGGTCATGGGACATTTCTCAATTCTCCAGGGTCACTGGATCTGGCGGAGTTGGTTAAACAGCACCATATACCACTAG AACTCTGTTTAACTTCAAATGTCAAAAGTCAGACAGTACCTTCTTATGATCAACATCATTTTGGATTCTG TAAACCAAGTATATAG
- the MAPDA gene encoding N6-Methyl-AMP deaminase isoform X2 has protein sequence MMAMEELQPPQKSNFYLDLPKVELHAHLNGSISSATMKKLIAKKPDLKIHDQMTVIDKGKKRTLKECFQVFQLIHQITTSPEDILMVTKDVIKEFADDGVKYLELRSTPREESATGMTKKSYVEAVLEGIKQSKQENLDIEVRYLIAIDRRGGPSVAKETVKLAKEFILSSEDTVIGLDLSGDPSAGHGKDFLEPLLEAKREGLKLALHLSEIPNQEKETQLLLGLPPDRIGHGTFLNSPGSLDLAELVKQHHIPLELCLTSNVKSQTVPSYDQHHFGFWYGIAHPSVICNTHLR, from the exons ATGATGGCAATGGAAGAGCTGCAGCCACCACAGAAGAGTAATTTTTACTTGGATTTACCCAAAGTG gaACTTCATGCCCACTTGAATGGATCCATTAGTTCTGCTACTATGAAGAAGCTAATAGCCAAAAAGCCAGATCTTAAAATCCATGATCAGATGACTGTGattgataaaggaaagaaaagaactttaaaaga ATGTTTCCAGGTGTTTCAGCTCATTCATCAGATTACTACTAGCCCTGAAGATATATTAATG GTCACAAAAGATGTTATTAAAGAATTTGCTGATGATGGTGTCAAGTATCTAGAACTGAGGAGTACACCTAGAGAAGAAAGTGCAACAG GTATGACCAAAAAGTCTTATGTGGAAGCTGTTCTAGAAGGCATAAAACAGTCTAAACAAGAAAATTTGGATATTGAGGTGAG ATATTTAATAGCAATAGACAGAAGAGGTGGACCTTCAGTAGCAAAAGAGACAGTTAAACTTGCCAAAGAATTCATCCTTTCCTCTGAGGATACTGTCATTGGCCTTGACTTGAGCGGAGACCCATCT GCAGGACATGGAAAAGActttttggaacctcttttggAAGCAAAAAGAGAAGGTCTGAAGCTGGCATTGCATCTTTCAGAG ATTCCAAACCAAGAAAAAGAGACCCAGCTTCTCCTGGGGCTGCCTCCTGACAGAATTGGTCATGGGACATTTCTCAATTCTCCAGGGTCACTGGATCTGGCGGAGTTGGTTAAACAGCACCATATACCACTAG AACTCTGTTTAACTTCAAATGTCAAAAGTCAGACAGTACCTTCTTATGATCAACATCATTTTGGATTCTGGTACGGCATAGCCCACCCTTCTGTAATTTGT
- the MAPDA gene encoding N6-Methyl-AMP deaminase isoform X4 — protein sequence MMAMEELQPPQKSNFYLDLPKVELHAHLNGSISSATMKKLIAKKPDLKIHDQMTVIDKGKKRTLKECFQVFQLIHQITTSPEDILMVTKDVIKEFADDGVKYLELRSTPREESATGMTKKSYVEAVLEGIKQSKQENLDIEVRYLIAIDRRGGPSVAKETVKLAKEFILSSEDTVIGLDLSGDPSAGHGKDFLEPLLEAKREGLKLALHLSEIPNQEKETQLLLGLPPDRIGHGTFLNSPGSLDLAELVKQHHIPLELCLTSNVKSQTVPSYDQHHFGF from the exons ATGATGGCAATGGAAGAGCTGCAGCCACCACAGAAGAGTAATTTTTACTTGGATTTACCCAAAGTG gaACTTCATGCCCACTTGAATGGATCCATTAGTTCTGCTACTATGAAGAAGCTAATAGCCAAAAAGCCAGATCTTAAAATCCATGATCAGATGACTGTGattgataaaggaaagaaaagaactttaaaaga ATGTTTCCAGGTGTTTCAGCTCATTCATCAGATTACTACTAGCCCTGAAGATATATTAATG GTCACAAAAGATGTTATTAAAGAATTTGCTGATGATGGTGTCAAGTATCTAGAACTGAGGAGTACACCTAGAGAAGAAAGTGCAACAG GTATGACCAAAAAGTCTTATGTGGAAGCTGTTCTAGAAGGCATAAAACAGTCTAAACAAGAAAATTTGGATATTGAGGTGAG ATATTTAATAGCAATAGACAGAAGAGGTGGACCTTCAGTAGCAAAAGAGACAGTTAAACTTGCCAAAGAATTCATCCTTTCCTCTGAGGATACTGTCATTGGCCTTGACTTGAGCGGAGACCCATCT GCAGGACATGGAAAAGActttttggaacctcttttggAAGCAAAAAGAGAAGGTCTGAAGCTGGCATTGCATCTTTCAGAG ATTCCAAACCAAGAAAAAGAGACCCAGCTTCTCCTGGGGCTGCCTCCTGACAGAATTGGTCATGGGACATTTCTCAATTCTCCAGGGTCACTGGATCTGGCGGAGTTGGTTAAACAGCACCATATACCACTAG AACTCTGTTTAACTTCAAATGTCAAAAGTCAGACAGTACCTTCTTATGATCAACATCATTTTGGATTCTG A
- the MAPDA gene encoding N6-Methyl-AMP deaminase isoform X5, which produces MMAMEELQPPQKSNFYLDLPKVELHAHLNGSISSATMKKLIAKKPDLKIHDQMTVIDKGKKRTLKECFQVFQLIHQITTSPEDILMVTKDVIKEFADDGVKYLELRSTPREESATGMTKKSYVEAVLEGIKQSKQENLDIEVRYLIAIDRRGGPSVAKETVKLAKEFILSSEDTVIGLDLSGDPSAGHGKDFLEPLLEAKREGLKLALHLSEIPNQEKETQLLLGLPPDRIGHGTFLNSPGSLDLAELVKQHHIPLELCLTSNVKSQTVPSYDQHHFGF; this is translated from the exons ATGATGGCAATGGAAGAGCTGCAGCCACCACAGAAGAGTAATTTTTACTTGGATTTACCCAAAGTG gaACTTCATGCCCACTTGAATGGATCCATTAGTTCTGCTACTATGAAGAAGCTAATAGCCAAAAAGCCAGATCTTAAAATCCATGATCAGATGACTGTGattgataaaggaaagaaaagaactttaaaaga ATGTTTCCAGGTGTTTCAGCTCATTCATCAGATTACTACTAGCCCTGAAGATATATTAATG GTCACAAAAGATGTTATTAAAGAATTTGCTGATGATGGTGTCAAGTATCTAGAACTGAGGAGTACACCTAGAGAAGAAAGTGCAACAG GTATGACCAAAAAGTCTTATGTGGAAGCTGTTCTAGAAGGCATAAAACAGTCTAAACAAGAAAATTTGGATATTGAGGTGAG ATATTTAATAGCAATAGACAGAAGAGGTGGACCTTCAGTAGCAAAAGAGACAGTTAAACTTGCCAAAGAATTCATCCTTTCCTCTGAGGATACTGTCATTGGCCTTGACTTGAGCGGAGACCCATCT GCAGGACATGGAAAAGActttttggaacctcttttggAAGCAAAAAGAGAAGGTCTGAAGCTGGCATTGCATCTTTCAGAG ATTCCAAACCAAGAAAAAGAGACCCAGCTTCTCCTGGGGCTGCCTCCTGACAGAATTGGTCATGGGACATTTCTCAATTCTCCAGGGTCACTGGATCTGGCGGAGTTGGTTAAACAGCACCATATACCACTAG AACTCTGTTTAACTTCAAATGTCAAAAGTCAGACAGTACCTTCTTATGATCAACATCATTTTGGATTCTG